The proteins below come from a single Burkholderia sp. FERM BP-3421 genomic window:
- a CDS encoding M15 family metallopeptidase, translating to MIAVVLVAYFALAVLAAALLLLPAVRATVFDSVAQFHGKLSRRAFDRATRTRSQISRSAKLSQSTLSNLQNLLIRRRLLIMISAGILATPPLVAIALRGRQMFQYDDTARVPDEKIAALLKGEQLVPPLPLPPEVFATREVEQVRPALKDASRDWNLLDADFRTRLLLVYKIMHEQYGYEMALLEGYRSPERQNRLAQMGGVTNAAAFQSYHQYGLAADNAFLRDGKLVISEKDPWAMRGYQLYGQVAEQVGLTWGGRWKLMDLGHVEYHKPGFKLGRPNPQ from the coding sequence TTGATTGCCGTCGTTCTGGTTGCCTATTTCGCGCTCGCGGTCCTCGCCGCGGCATTGTTGCTATTACCGGCCGTACGGGCGACGGTATTCGATTCGGTCGCCCAGTTTCACGGCAAATTAAGCCGGCGCGCCTTCGATCGCGCCACGCGCACCCGCAGCCAAATCAGCCGATCGGCAAAATTGTCTCAATCGACATTGAGCAATTTGCAAAATTTACTGATTCGGCGGCGCTTGCTGATTATGATCTCGGCAGGTATTCTTGCGACGCCTCCATTGGTGGCCATCGCATTGCGGGGCCGGCAAATGTTCCAGTACGACGACACCGCGCGCGTGCCCGACGAGAAAATCGCGGCGCTGCTGAAAGGCGAGCAGCTGGTGCCGCCGCTGCCGTTGCCGCCCGAAGTGTTCGCCACGCGCGAAGTCGAACAAGTCAGGCCCGCGTTGAAAGACGCGAGCCGCGACTGGAACCTGCTGGATGCCGATTTCAGAACCCGTCTGCTGCTCGTCTATAAAATAATGCACGAACAATACGGCTATGAAATGGCGCTGCTCGAAGGTTATCGCAGCCCCGAACGGCAAAATCGGCTCGCGCAAATGGGCGGCGTCACCAATGCGGCAGCGTTCCAGAGTTACCATCAATACGGACTGGCGGCCGACAACGCGTTTTTGCGCGACGGCAAGCTGGTCATCTCGGAAAAAGATCCCTGGGCCATGCGAGGCTATCAGTTATATGGTCAGGTCGCCGAACAGGTGGGCCTGACCTGGGGCGGCCGATGGAAATTGATGGATCTCGGTCACGTCGAATACCATAAACCCGGTTTCAAACTGGGACGTCCGAATCCGCAATAA
- a CDS encoding phage tail protein, whose translation MSAPEDSNSKAPPSLLSGARPESGANHSRILANLEGRVSPSTDAAAPRSRKTPLALLALLVVAIGGWGVWRVQQHAGSGAEIAAGASASVVAKAASSVAASAPAVAQAASAPQAATIVNDDSIASDVRAAAPASAAAGDRLSRALANGASDVSPSETAAVAGAAATTAAAAAKAAHPTKSAQAKPEAKPAKETKAELAARKRHEKAQQAELAQAKKARQAAGRNANGKDDPDADLLAALVARTKPADPKTNAAAKANAAKVSTAAADTPLAAKVKDCSQRGFFEDQLCRWRVCDGHWGKDPACPTAASPKQP comes from the coding sequence ATGAGCGCGCCGGAAGATTCCAATTCGAAAGCTCCGCCGAGCCTGCTTTCGGGCGCCCGTCCTGAAAGCGGCGCGAACCACTCGCGTATTCTCGCGAATCTGGAGGGCCGTGTCTCGCCCTCGACCGACGCCGCCGCCCCCCGTTCGCGCAAAACCCCGCTCGCCTTGCTCGCGCTCCTCGTGGTCGCGATCGGCGGCTGGGGCGTGTGGCGCGTGCAACAGCATGCGGGCAGCGGCGCCGAGATAGCGGCCGGCGCGTCGGCAAGCGTGGTGGCGAAGGCGGCCAGCAGTGTCGCGGCGAGCGCGCCGGCGGTCGCGCAAGCGGCCTCCGCGCCGCAGGCCGCGACGATCGTCAACGACGACAGCATCGCGAGCGACGTGAGGGCGGCTGCGCCGGCGTCCGCCGCGGCGGGCGACCGCTTGTCGCGCGCGCTCGCGAACGGCGCATCCGATGTGTCGCCGTCCGAGACGGCGGCAGTCGCGGGCGCGGCGGCGACGACGGCGGCGGCCGCCGCCAAGGCCGCGCATCCGACGAAGAGCGCGCAGGCCAAGCCCGAGGCGAAGCCGGCGAAGGAAACCAAGGCCGAGCTGGCGGCGCGCAAGCGCCACGAGAAGGCCCAGCAGGCGGAACTCGCGCAGGCGAAGAAGGCGCGTCAGGCCGCCGGCCGGAATGCGAACGGCAAGGACGATCCCGATGCCGATCTGCTGGCCGCGCTGGTCGCGCGGACCAAGCCCGCCGATCCGAAGACGAACGCCGCCGCCAAGGCCAATGCCGCGAAGGTCAGCACGGCCGCCGCCGATACGCCGCTCGCCGCGAAGGTGAAAGACTGTAGCCAACGCGGCTTCTTCGAAGACCAGCTGTGCCGCTGGCGCGTGTGCGACGGGCATTGGGGCAAGGATCCCGCGTGCCCGACGGCGGCGTCGCCGAAGCAACCCTGA
- a CDS encoding TolC family protein, with protein MKPIRPLTLAACAALALLGSPAAHAQWLDAYRTQRLVSDTPAAPLLKNASCVAEVADRPLELEDAILQAVCANPQARLAWANARAQAAAVGVSEAAFLPTINATGGYERDTLSTTYDYSKIGLGSIRNSQNSSSKYGMLNLSWVLFDFGKRSAGLRQARQLLEAANAAQDDALQTVFFNAAQAYYAVRDAQAALDAARQTERIAGESLAEARAKHDAGAGTLSDQLQAQTAYRRALLDRVSAEGDAHGADGALAVAMGLDANTPLRVAPAPPLAEHDAFAQGVDQLLDEAKARQPKLVAARAKLQAARENVDVVRAQGRPTISLVGSLSQNNPSYQQQPQSVPITASRGSTIGVQVTIPLFEGFASGYRVAQAQAQADAREAELRNTELQVSLEVWKSYQSVQTDTANLDNSHALLADAQRALDIARGRYKAGVGTFTELQDTQAALADARKQRVLAVSKWRTSRLRLAASLGNLGLWSVQ; from the coding sequence ATGAAACCGATACGGCCGCTTACCCTCGCCGCCTGCGCGGCGCTCGCGCTGCTGGGTTCACCGGCGGCCCATGCGCAATGGCTCGACGCCTATCGCACCCAGCGGCTCGTGTCCGACACGCCCGCCGCGCCGCTGCTGAAGAACGCCTCGTGCGTCGCCGAGGTCGCCGACCGCCCGCTCGAACTCGAGGATGCGATTCTCCAGGCCGTCTGCGCGAACCCGCAGGCGCGCCTCGCCTGGGCGAACGCGCGCGCGCAGGCCGCGGCCGTCGGCGTCAGCGAGGCCGCGTTCCTGCCGACGATCAATGCGACCGGCGGCTACGAGCGCGACACACTGTCGACCACCTACGACTACTCGAAAATCGGCCTGGGCTCGATCCGCAATTCGCAAAATTCGTCGAGCAAGTACGGCATGCTGAACCTGAGCTGGGTGCTGTTCGATTTCGGCAAGCGCAGCGCCGGGCTGCGCCAGGCGCGCCAGCTGCTCGAGGCCGCCAACGCGGCGCAGGACGACGCCCTGCAGACCGTGTTCTTCAATGCGGCGCAGGCCTACTACGCGGTGCGCGACGCGCAGGCCGCGCTCGACGCCGCGCGCCAGACCGAACGGATCGCCGGCGAGAGTCTCGCGGAAGCCCGCGCGAAGCACGATGCCGGCGCAGGCACGCTGAGCGATCAGCTGCAGGCGCAGACCGCCTATCGCCGCGCGCTGCTCGATCGCGTGAGCGCCGAGGGCGACGCGCACGGCGCGGACGGCGCGCTCGCCGTCGCGATGGGGCTCGACGCGAACACGCCGCTGCGCGTCGCGCCCGCGCCGCCGCTCGCGGAGCACGATGCCTTCGCACAAGGCGTCGATCAGTTGCTCGACGAGGCGAAGGCGCGACAACCGAAACTCGTCGCCGCGCGCGCGAAGCTGCAGGCGGCACGCGAGAACGTCGACGTGGTGCGCGCGCAGGGCCGCCCCACCATCTCGCTGGTCGGCAGCCTCTCGCAGAACAACCCGTCCTATCAGCAGCAGCCGCAATCCGTCCCGATCACGGCGAGCCGCGGCAGCACGATCGGCGTGCAGGTCACGATCCCCTTGTTCGAAGGCTTCGCATCCGGTTATCGAGTCGCACAGGCCCAGGCGCAGGCCGACGCGCGCGAGGCCGAACTGCGCAACACCGAGCTGCAGGTCTCACTCGAGGTGTGGAAAAGCTACCAGAGCGTGCAGACCGACACCGCGAACCTCGACAACTCACACGCGCTGCTCGCCGACGCGCAGCGCGCGCTCGACATCGCCCGGGGCCGCTACAAGGCCGGCGTCGGCACCTTCACCGAACTACAGGATACGCAGGCCGCGCTCGCCGACGCGCGCAAGCAACGCGTGCTCGCGGTCTCGAAGTGGCGCACCTCGCGGCTGCGGCTCGCGGCGAGCCTGGGCAATCTGGGCTTGTGGTCGGTGCAGTGA
- a CDS encoding peptidase domain-containing ABC transporter produces MSLLNRLSFGIGNPLPMILQTEAAECGLACLAMVAGFHGHHVDLATLRGRFPVSLKGAGLGRVIEVAQRLELGTRALKLDLDHLAQLRLPCVLHWNFNHFVVLRAVNGQTVTIHDPAQGIRKLTLAEVSRAFTGVALELWPVGGFEPRERAPAVKLRALLGPVAGLSRSLGQILLLALALEVFALASPFFLQWVIDEVIVSADRDLLTVLGLGFALLMVMQQATNAIRGWALMYLGTTLNVQWRANVFTHLLSLPVQYFERRHLGDVVSRFGAVDTIQQTLTTSFLSAVIDGLMTIVTLGMMFLYSWKLALVALGAMLLYALLRWLWYRPLRRATEEQIVHAAKQQSHFLETVRGVKTIKLFNRQQERRASWLTLFVEQVNAGLHVQKLQLLYQQLNGLLFGLEGIAIIWLGARLVMDGQFTVGVLMAFNAYRMQFDSRVGSLIDKYFEVKMLQLQGERLADIVFAQSEPDASLRHVPGEADELVASIETDQLAFRYADGEPLVLDGVSLSISPGESVAIVGPSGCGKTTLINVLLGLLAPTGGCVRIGGVEVERLGIERLRTLVGTVLQDDVLFAGSIADNISFFDPQADPRWVAECAQRAAVHADIVAMPMGYNTLVGDMGTVLSGGQKQRVLLARALYKRPRILVLDEATSHLDVQREQQVNAAVASLNMTRLIVAHRPETIASASRVILLNGGKIALDQPTSPLGAGQADGASGRDAAGAAASGAAASNAAASAPTEPQAATER; encoded by the coding sequence ATGTCCCTTCTCAACCGGCTTTCCTTCGGCATCGGCAACCCGCTGCCGATGATCCTGCAGACCGAAGCCGCGGAATGCGGCCTCGCCTGCCTCGCGATGGTCGCCGGCTTCCACGGCCATCATGTCGATCTCGCCACGCTGCGCGGCCGCTTTCCGGTCTCGCTCAAGGGCGCCGGACTCGGGCGCGTGATCGAGGTCGCCCAGCGCCTCGAACTCGGCACCCGCGCGCTCAAGCTCGATCTCGATCACCTCGCGCAATTGCGCCTGCCCTGCGTGCTGCACTGGAACTTCAATCACTTCGTCGTGCTGCGCGCGGTGAACGGCCAGACCGTGACGATCCACGATCCGGCCCAGGGCATCCGCAAGCTCACGCTCGCCGAAGTCTCGCGCGCGTTCACCGGCGTCGCGCTCGAACTGTGGCCGGTCGGCGGCTTCGAGCCGCGCGAGCGCGCGCCCGCCGTCAAACTGCGCGCGCTGCTCGGCCCGGTCGCCGGGCTCTCGCGCTCGCTCGGGCAGATCCTGCTGCTGGCGCTCGCGCTCGAAGTGTTCGCGCTCGCCTCGCCGTTCTTCCTGCAATGGGTGATCGACGAGGTGATCGTCAGCGCCGATCGCGACCTGCTGACCGTGCTCGGCCTCGGCTTCGCACTCCTGATGGTGATGCAGCAGGCCACCAACGCGATCCGCGGCTGGGCGCTCATGTATCTCGGCACGACGCTCAACGTGCAGTGGCGCGCCAATGTCTTCACGCATCTGTTGAGCCTGCCGGTGCAATACTTCGAGCGCCGCCACCTCGGTGACGTCGTGTCGCGCTTCGGCGCGGTCGACACGATCCAGCAGACCCTCACCACCTCGTTCCTGAGCGCCGTGATCGACGGCCTGATGACGATCGTCACGCTCGGCATGATGTTCCTCTACAGCTGGAAGCTCGCGCTCGTCGCGCTCGGCGCGATGCTGCTCTACGCGCTGCTGCGCTGGCTCTGGTACCGGCCGCTGCGGCGCGCGACCGAGGAGCAGATCGTCCACGCCGCGAAGCAGCAGAGCCACTTCCTCGAAACCGTGCGCGGCGTGAAGACCATCAAGCTGTTCAACCGTCAGCAGGAGCGGCGCGCGAGCTGGCTCACGCTGTTCGTCGAACAGGTCAACGCGGGCCTCCATGTGCAGAAGCTGCAATTGCTGTATCAGCAACTGAACGGGCTGCTGTTCGGCCTCGAAGGCATCGCGATCATCTGGCTCGGCGCGCGGCTCGTGATGGACGGCCAGTTCACGGTCGGCGTGCTGATGGCGTTCAACGCGTACCGCATGCAGTTCGACAGCCGCGTCGGCAGCCTGATCGACAAGTACTTCGAGGTGAAGATGCTGCAATTGCAGGGCGAGCGGCTCGCCGACATCGTGTTCGCGCAGTCCGAACCCGACGCGAGCCTGCGCCACGTGCCGGGCGAGGCCGACGAGCTGGTCGCGAGCATCGAGACCGACCAGCTCGCGTTCCGCTACGCCGACGGCGAGCCGCTCGTGCTCGACGGCGTGTCGCTGTCGATCTCGCCCGGCGAATCGGTCGCGATCGTCGGGCCGTCCGGCTGCGGCAAGACCACGCTGATCAACGTGCTGCTCGGCCTGCTCGCGCCGACGGGCGGCTGCGTGCGGATCGGCGGCGTCGAGGTGGAGCGGCTCGGCATCGAGCGGCTGCGCACGCTGGTCGGCACCGTGCTGCAGGACGACGTGCTGTTCGCCGGCTCGATCGCCGACAACATCAGCTTCTTCGATCCGCAGGCCGACCCGCGCTGGGTCGCCGAGTGCGCGCAGCGCGCGGCGGTGCACGCGGACATCGTCGCGATGCCGATGGGCTACAACACGCTGGTCGGCGACATGGGCACGGTGCTGTCGGGCGGTCAGAAGCAGCGCGTGCTGCTCGCGCGCGCGTTGTACAAGCGGCCCAGGATCCTGGTGCTCGACGAAGCCACCAGCCACCTCGACGTGCAGCGCGAGCAGCAGGTGAACGCGGCGGTCGCGTCGCTCAACATGACGCGCCTGATCGTCGCGCACCGGCCGGAGACGATCGCGTCGGCGTCGCGCGTGATCCTGCTGAACGGCGGCAAGATCGCGCTCGACCAGCCGACTTCCCCGCTCGGCGCGGGACAGGCGGACGGTGCCTCGGGCCGAGACGCTGCCGGTGCCGCTGCATCGGGTGCCGCTGCATCGAACGCCGCCGCGAGCGCGCCCACCGAACCACAGGCCGCGACGGAACGATGA
- a CDS encoding HlyD family secretion protein, translating to MTSPTPLFREAAQDAQRTRTLGEIVLIRPVSLRFLTLAAVSMALVVILFFAFGAYTRRTTVEGVLTPDTGLVKLYTQQPGIVLRKYVTEGRAVTRGQPLYAISTDLQSAAAGDTQAAIIDQARQRKSSLQQEMAKTRQLQGDERDTLQAKITSLRAELAGIDDQLAAQRTRTSLAADAAARYAGLLAKDYISKDQAQQREADLLDQQSKLHGLQRDRAGTTQQLTQALSDLDGLALKQQNQLAQLGRNVSEVDQSLIESEARRELVITAPETGTATAVIAEPGQMVDTAHPLASIVPASSHWQAYLFVPSAAVGFIHVGAPVLIRYQAYPYQKFGQYAATVTSIARTALSTADLASSGGPASGDGTYYRVTVALRSQSVTAYGKPQPLQAGMALQADILQERRRLYEWVLEPLYSLTGKL from the coding sequence GTGACCTCGCCCACGCCCCTGTTCCGCGAAGCCGCGCAAGACGCGCAGCGCACCCGCACGCTCGGCGAGATCGTCCTGATCCGCCCCGTCTCGCTCCGTTTCCTGACGCTCGCGGCCGTCAGCATGGCCCTCGTCGTGATCCTGTTCTTCGCGTTCGGCGCCTATACGCGCCGCACCACGGTCGAAGGCGTGCTCACGCCCGACACCGGGCTCGTCAAGCTCTACACCCAGCAGCCGGGCATCGTGCTGCGCAAGTACGTGACCGAGGGCCGCGCCGTCACGCGCGGCCAGCCGCTCTATGCGATCTCCACCGACCTGCAGAGCGCCGCCGCCGGCGACACCCAGGCCGCCATCATCGATCAGGCCCGCCAGCGCAAGTCCTCGCTCCAGCAGGAAATGGCCAAGACCCGCCAGTTGCAGGGCGACGAGCGCGATACCCTGCAGGCCAAGATCACGAGCCTGCGCGCCGAACTCGCCGGCATCGACGACCAGCTCGCCGCCCAGCGCACGCGCACCTCGCTCGCGGCCGATGCGGCCGCGCGCTACGCCGGCCTGCTCGCCAAGGACTACATCTCCAAGGACCAGGCCCAACAGCGCGAGGCCGACCTGCTCGACCAGCAATCGAAGCTGCACGGCCTGCAGCGCGATCGGGCCGGCACGACGCAGCAGCTCACCCAGGCGCTCAGCGATCTCGACGGCCTCGCCCTCAAGCAGCAGAACCAGCTCGCCCAGCTCGGCCGCAACGTCAGCGAAGTCGACCAGAGCCTGATCGAGAGCGAGGCCCGCCGCGAGCTCGTGATCACCGCACCCGAGACCGGCACCGCCACCGCCGTGATCGCCGAACCCGGCCAGATGGTCGACACGGCTCACCCGCTTGCCAGTATCGTGCCGGCGAGCTCGCACTGGCAGGCCTACCTGTTCGTGCCGAGCGCCGCGGTCGGCTTCATCCACGTCGGCGCGCCCGTGCTGATCCGCTACCAGGCCTACCCGTACCAGAAATTCGGCCAGTACGCGGCCACCGTCACCTCGATCGCGCGCACCGCGCTGTCGACGGCCGACCTCGCGTCGAGCGGCGGCCCCGCGAGCGGCGACGGCACCTACTACCGCGTCACCGTCGCACTGCGGTCGCAGTCCGTCACCGCCTACGGCAAGCCGCAGCCCTTGCAGGCCGGCATGGCCCTGCAGGCCGACATCCTGCAGGAACGCCGCCGCCTGTACGAGTGGGTGCTCGAACCGCTCTACAGCCTCACCGGCAAACTCTGA
- a CDS encoding transporter: MKPELIVQTYGADLSGMVCGFLFAPDAAGEPVDAGQVVEWLARQPDAPARDDGRRPFLWLHFNLAHGASERWMRAHLDLPETFFEFLREGSHSTRIEQQDGALRAVVNDVMFNFDPTPAEISTLWAYAHRHLLVSARLKPLRSVDTLRACVRQGERFRSPAGLLIHLLRDQADLMVEIVRRTSVEIDQIEDRFLSQRPTANRMELGTMRRTLTRLQRMLAPEPGAIFRLLAKPPAWLLPDDVQALRESTEEFSRVLADLAGLVERIKLLQEEISARLAEQNNRTLFTLTLVTVIALPINIVAGFFGMNVGGVPFSENKHGFWMMVLLVAGFTALAAWWAFRRNRGGDR; this comes from the coding sequence ATGAAACCCGAGTTGATCGTGCAAACCTATGGCGCCGACCTGTCCGGCATGGTGTGCGGCTTCCTGTTCGCGCCCGACGCCGCGGGCGAGCCGGTCGACGCCGGGCAGGTGGTCGAGTGGCTCGCGCGGCAGCCCGACGCGCCGGCGCGCGACGACGGCCGGCGCCCGTTCCTGTGGCTGCACTTCAATCTCGCGCATGGGGCGAGCGAGCGCTGGATGCGCGCGCACCTCGATTTGCCGGAGACGTTCTTCGAATTCCTGCGCGAAGGCTCGCATTCCACCCGGATCGAGCAGCAGGACGGCGCGCTGCGAGCCGTGGTCAACGACGTGATGTTCAATTTCGATCCGACGCCGGCCGAGATCTCGACGCTCTGGGCGTATGCGCACCGGCACCTGCTGGTCAGCGCGCGCCTGAAGCCGCTGCGCTCCGTCGACACGCTGCGCGCCTGCGTGCGGCAAGGCGAGCGCTTCCGCTCGCCCGCCGGGCTGCTGATCCATCTGCTGCGCGATCAGGCGGACCTGATGGTGGAGATCGTGCGGCGCACGAGCGTCGAGATCGACCAGATCGAGGATCGCTTCCTGTCGCAGCGGCCGACCGCGAACCGGATGGAGCTGGGCACGATGCGCCGCACGCTGACGCGCCTGCAACGCATGCTCGCGCCGGAGCCGGGCGCGATCTTCCGGCTGCTCGCGAAGCCGCCGGCGTGGCTCCTGCCCGACGACGTGCAGGCGCTGCGCGAATCGACCGAGGAATTTTCGCGCGTGCTGGCCGATCTCGCGGGGCTGGTCGAGCGGATCAAGCTGCTGCAGGAAGAGATCAGCGCGCGGCTCGCGGAGCAGAACAACCGCACGCTGTTCACGCTGACGCTCGTGACCGTGATCGCGCTGCCGATCAACATCGTCGCCGGTTTCTTCGGCATGAACGTGGGCGGCGTGCCGTTCTCGGAGAACAAGCACGGCTTCTGGATGATGGTGCTGCTGGTGGCGGGCTTCACCGCGCTGGCCGCGTGGTGGGCGTTCCGCCGCAACCGGGGCGGCGACCGCTGA
- a CDS encoding quinone oxidoreductase family protein — MRSIRLDTAAPDIDALDAAVREVDAPTPAAGDLLIEIHAAGVNPSDVKAALGHMPHAIWPRTPGRDWSGIVRVGPADWIGAPVWGSGGELGIRRDGSHAALLALDAAKVRRKPARLTLDEAAGVGVPFITAYEGLRRAGLPAEGEVVLVFGANGKVGQAAIQLASARGATVIGVERGPGAYRGHATGPVPVIDASAGDVAAAVRDATGGRGADLVYNTVGSPYFAAANAAMAIGARQIFISTLERSVPFDIFAFYRGQHTYVGVDSLALDGAASARILDALAPGFEGGTLRAFPITADHTYPLERAHDAYRAVLAGARERVLLKP, encoded by the coding sequence ATGCGCAGCATCCGCCTTGACACCGCCGCCCCCGACATCGACGCGCTCGACGCCGCCGTCCGGGAGGTCGACGCGCCCACCCCGGCCGCGGGCGACCTGCTCATCGAAATCCACGCGGCCGGCGTGAACCCGAGCGACGTGAAGGCCGCGCTCGGCCACATGCCGCACGCGATCTGGCCGCGCACGCCGGGCCGCGACTGGTCCGGCATCGTGCGCGTGGGCCCCGCCGACTGGATCGGCGCGCCGGTGTGGGGCTCGGGCGGCGAGCTGGGGATCCGCCGCGACGGCTCGCACGCCGCGCTGCTCGCGCTCGACGCCGCCAAGGTGCGCCGCAAGCCCGCGCGCCTGACGCTCGACGAGGCGGCCGGCGTCGGCGTGCCGTTCATCACCGCCTACGAAGGCCTGCGCCGCGCCGGGTTGCCGGCCGAGGGCGAGGTGGTGCTCGTGTTCGGCGCGAACGGCAAGGTCGGCCAGGCGGCGATCCAGCTGGCGAGCGCGCGCGGCGCGACCGTGATCGGCGTCGAGCGCGGTCCGGGCGCGTATCGCGGCCACGCGACGGGGCCGGTGCCCGTGATCGACGCCTCGGCGGGCGACGTCGCCGCCGCGGTGCGCGACGCCACGGGCGGCCGCGGCGCGGATCTCGTCTACAACACCGTCGGCAGTCCCTACTTCGCGGCGGCGAACGCGGCGATGGCGATCGGCGCGCGCCAGATCTTCATCTCGACGCTCGAACGCAGCGTGCCGTTCGACATCTTCGCGTTCTATCGCGGCCAGCACACCTACGTCGGCGTCGATTCGCTCGCGCTCGACGGCGCCGCGAGCGCGCGGATCCTCGATGCGCTCGCGCCCGGCTTCGAGGGCGGCACGCTGCGCGCCTTCCCGATCACGGCCGATCACACGTATCCGCTCGAACGCGCGCACGATGCATACCGCGCGGTGCTCGCGGGCGCGCGCGAACGTGTCCTGCTCAAGCCCTGA
- a CDS encoding LysR family transcriptional regulator — protein sequence MDDLLSPHLSVFVDVVDQQGFSAVARRLGVAASSVTRRIDHLEAQLGLPLLHRTTHAVKPTEAGQLLYERAKGLLAEIRGLQEDLHSRHSEPGGLLRVDCPAPFGRLHLMPAVAAFMRRHPALDVELLLTDSMVDPHGERLGAEVDLALRIGPLEDTRLVATVLAPQRRVLCASPAYLERCGAPASLDALAEHDCLAWVGAPPPGAWRFGERRLPPARPRFRSNHSEALLAAALDGLGIAHLPTWLAGDALRAGTLQRVLPALGAIEERATIHLLRQQARGSARTLRLIEFLKAWFAPPPWEREAG from the coding sequence ATGGACGATCTCCTGTCTCCCCATCTCTCGGTCTTCGTCGACGTGGTCGACCAGCAAGGCTTCTCGGCGGTGGCGCGGCGGCTTGGCGTGGCCGCGTCGTCGGTCACGCGCCGCATCGATCACCTGGAGGCGCAGCTCGGGCTGCCGCTCCTGCACCGGACCACGCACGCGGTGAAGCCGACCGAGGCCGGCCAGTTGCTGTACGAGCGGGCCAAGGGCCTGCTCGCGGAGATCCGCGGCCTGCAGGAGGACCTGCACAGCCGGCACAGCGAGCCGGGCGGGCTCTTGCGCGTCGATTGTCCGGCGCCGTTCGGCCGGCTCCACCTGATGCCGGCCGTCGCGGCGTTCATGCGGCGTCATCCGGCGCTCGACGTGGAGCTGCTGCTGACGGACAGCATGGTCGATCCGCACGGCGAGCGGCTCGGCGCCGAGGTCGATCTCGCGCTGCGGATCGGCCCGCTGGAGGACACGCGGCTGGTCGCGACGGTGCTCGCGCCGCAGCGGCGGGTGCTGTGCGCGAGCCCCGCCTATCTCGAGCGGTGCGGCGCACCCGCGTCGCTCGACGCGCTGGCGGAGCACGACTGCCTCGCCTGGGTCGGCGCGCCGCCGCCGGGCGCGTGGCGGTTCGGCGAGCGCCGGCTGCCGCCGGCGCGGCCGAGGTTCCGCAGCAATCATTCGGAGGCCTTGCTGGCGGCGGCGCTCGACGGGCTCGGCATCGCGCATCTGCCGACCTGGCTCGCGGGCGACGCGCTGCGCGCGGGAACCTTGCAGCGGGTGCTGCCGGCGCTCGGCGCGATCGAGGAGCGCGCGACGATCCACCTGCTGCGCCAGCAGGCGCGCGGCAGCGCGCGCACGCTGCGGCTCATCGAGTTCCTCAAGGCGTGGTTCGCGCCGCCGCCGTGGGAGCGCGAAGCGGGCTGA